One segment of Natranaeroarchaeum aerophilus DNA contains the following:
- a CDS encoding peroxiredoxin family protein has product MADLDFDVVELPEREHVEAGEVAPDFTRPLVNDEFWEDRSLSELTDSSPVLLVFYPMDGAFPATYIWNELRDRAWEEHYDVRIVGCSISDPYAHKQLIADREMDYDLFSDPNNTIAVEYGIPHDLDGMTGVSEPRPAVFLLDEERVVEYGWVAGEWPEFPDYDAIEAALGEL; this is encoded by the coding sequence ATGGCCGATCTCGATTTCGACGTCGTCGAGTTGCCCGAACGCGAGCACGTCGAGGCGGGCGAGGTCGCACCCGACTTCACGCGCCCGCTCGTGAACGACGAGTTCTGGGAGGACCGGTCGCTTTCGGAATTGACCGACAGCAGCCCGGTGCTCCTGGTCTTCTACCCGATGGACGGCGCGTTTCCGGCGACGTACATCTGGAACGAGCTGCGCGATCGGGCCTGGGAGGAGCACTACGACGTCCGGATCGTCGGTTGCTCGATCTCCGATCCGTACGCCCACAAGCAGCTGATAGCGGATCGGGAGATGGACTACGATCTATTCAGCGATCCGAACAACACCATTGCCGTCGAGTACGGGATTCCACACGATCTCGACGGCATGACGGGCGTGTCCGAACCGCGTCCAGCAGTCTTCCTGCTCGACGAGGAGCGCGTCGTCGAGTACGGGTGGGTCGCCGGGGAGTGGCCCGAGTTCCCCGACTACGACGCGATCGAAGCGGCACTCGGTGAGCTGTAG
- a CDS encoding glutathione S-transferase N-terminal domain-containing protein, whose protein sequence is MSDTAITVYRLQACPFCERVVRTLDGLDLDYRSRFVEPMHSDRNVVKRVSGKRSVPALVDERTGVTMSESGNIVEYLEGTYGGEH, encoded by the coding sequence ATGAGCGACACAGCGATCACGGTGTACCGGCTCCAGGCCTGTCCGTTCTGCGAGCGAGTGGTTCGGACGCTGGACGGACTCGATCTGGACTATCGGTCCCGGTTCGTCGAGCCGATGCACTCCGACCGGAACGTCGTAAAGCGGGTGAGCGGGAAACGATCGGTCCCCGCGCTCGTCGACGAGCGGACGGGCGTCACGATGTCCGAGAGCGGGAACATCGTCGAGTACCTCGAAGGGACGTACGGAGGTGAGCACTGA
- a CDS encoding hemolysin family protein: MSLALSSILQSALVGFSLLGVDFTDSTITIVGVATLVVLMGLSAFFSSSEIAMFALPDYRTDVLVEEGRRGAATLKRLKEDPHRLLVTILVGNNLVNIAMSSIATGLLALYLSQGAAVAVATFGITAVVLLFGESAPKSYAVENTESWALRISRPLKLSGYLLLPLVVTFDVLTRQVNKLTGGQAAIESGYVTRSEIQDMIETGEREGVIEEEEHEMLQRIFRFNKSIAKEVMTPRLDMTAVPVDADVDEAIQTAVQSGHARVPVYEGSLDNVVGVVHIRDLVRDVNYGEADVNELDLEDLISPTLHVPESKNVDELLTEMREERMHMVIVIDEFGTTEGLITMEDMVEEIVGEILEGGEDEPIEHVDGGAVVQGEVNIHEVNEALEIDLPEGEEFETVAGFVFNRAGRLVEEGEQIEYDGIRITVEEVENTRIKQARLEEFEAETDTDDGDDDNDE, translated from the coding sequence ATGAGTCTCGCCCTCTCGTCGATTCTGCAGTCAGCTCTGGTCGGGTTCTCGTTGCTCGGTGTCGATTTCACCGACTCGACGATCACTATCGTCGGAGTCGCTACGCTGGTCGTCCTGATGGGTCTGTCCGCGTTCTTTTCGTCCTCGGAGATCGCGATGTTCGCGTTGCCGGACTATCGGACCGACGTGCTGGTTGAGGAGGGGCGACGTGGTGCCGCGACGCTCAAGCGACTCAAGGAGGATCCCCACCGACTGCTGGTAACGATTCTCGTCGGTAACAACCTCGTCAATATCGCGATGTCCTCCATCGCGACCGGTCTCCTGGCGCTGTATCTCAGTCAGGGGGCGGCGGTCGCTGTCGCGACGTTCGGGATCACCGCCGTCGTCCTGCTGTTCGGTGAGAGTGCGCCCAAATCGTACGCCGTCGAGAACACCGAGTCGTGGGCCTTGCGGATCTCGCGCCCGCTCAAGCTCTCGGGCTATCTTCTCCTCCCTCTGGTCGTCACGTTCGACGTCCTCACCCGGCAGGTGAACAAGCTCACCGGCGGGCAGGCCGCGATCGAGTCCGGCTACGTCACCCGTTCCGAGATTCAGGACATGATCGAAACCGGAGAACGTGAGGGAGTCATCGAAGAGGAAGAACACGAGATGCTCCAGCGTATCTTCCGGTTCAACAAGTCGATCGCAAAGGAAGTAATGACGCCGCGGCTCGACATGACCGCTGTACCGGTCGATGCGGACGTCGACGAAGCGATCCAGACCGCCGTCCAGAGCGGCCACGCACGCGTACCGGTGTACGAGGGAAGTCTCGACAACGTGGTCGGCGTCGTCCACATCCGCGATCTAGTCCGCGATGTCAACTACGGCGAGGCGGACGTAAACGAACTCGACCTCGAGGATCTGATCAGTCCGACGCTGCACGTTCCCGAGTCGAAAAACGTCGACGAGTTGCTGACGGAGATGCGCGAGGAGCGAATGCACATGGTGATCGTGATCGACGAGTTCGGGACGACGGAGGGTCTGATCACGATGGAGGATATGGTCGAGGAGATCGTCGGCGAAATCCTCGAAGGCGGCGAGGACGAACCGATCGAGCATGTCGACGGCGGAGCAGTCGTTCAGGGGGAGGTCAACATCCACGAGGTCAACGAGGCCCTAGAGATCGATCTACCCGAAGGCGAGGAGTTCGAAACCGTCGCTGGGTTCGTGTTCAACCGCGCGGGACGGCTCGTCGAGGAGGGAGAGCAGATCGAGTACGACGGGATTCGGATCACTGTCGAGGAAGTCGAGAACACGCGAATCAAGCAGGCACGTCTGGAGGAGTTCGAGGCCGAGACTGACACTGACGATGGTGACGACGACAACGACGAGTAG
- a CDS encoding inorganic phosphate transporter, translated as MVDAATLATLGIACLASLFMAWAIGAGSSGSTPFAPAVGANAVSVMRAGFFVGLLGFAGAVLQGANVSEAVGRELIAGDVTLSATAATLALIIAATLVAIGVFTGYPIATAFTVTGAVVGVGLAMGGDPAWAKYAEITTLWVLTPFVGGGIAYGTAKLLRNESISERYAVSVLGGLVGLILANIEFVVLGPPGEGATLAATVGASVPGPTLAGPLLVSLLVAAFAGGLLFREMGHNAERGERRFLLVMGGLVAFSAGGSQVGLAIGPLLPLLEPQGISITAILVGGGIGLLIGSWTGAPRMIKAIAQDYSSLGPRRSIAALIPSFAIAQTAVLFGIPVSFNEIIVSSIIGSGYAAGDGGVSRSKMAYTVFAWVASLVGAIVIGFGAFSVIDLLL; from the coding sequence ATGGTCGACGCCGCGACGCTGGCGACACTGGGTATCGCGTGCCTCGCGAGCCTCTTTATGGCCTGGGCGATCGGTGCCGGGTCGAGCGGCTCGACCCCGTTTGCACCGGCAGTCGGTGCCAACGCAGTCTCTGTAATGCGAGCGGGCTTTTTTGTCGGATTGCTCGGCTTTGCCGGCGCTGTCTTGCAGGGTGCAAACGTCTCCGAGGCGGTCGGACGGGAACTGATTGCCGGGGACGTGACGCTATCGGCGACTGCGGCAACGCTCGCGCTGATCATCGCCGCAACGCTCGTGGCGATCGGCGTCTTTACTGGCTACCCGATAGCGACGGCGTTTACGGTTACTGGGGCCGTTGTCGGCGTCGGACTGGCGATGGGCGGCGACCCGGCGTGGGCGAAGTACGCCGAGATCACGACATTGTGGGTACTGACTCCCTTCGTGGGCGGCGGGATCGCCTATGGGACGGCGAAACTCCTCCGAAACGAGTCGATCTCGGAACGGTACGCAGTCTCCGTACTCGGTGGGCTCGTCGGGCTGATCCTCGCGAACATCGAGTTCGTCGTCCTCGGCCCGCCCGGCGAGGGGGCGACGCTCGCTGCGACAGTTGGTGCGTCGGTCCCAGGTCCAACACTTGCCGGACCGCTCCTCGTCTCGCTACTGGTCGCCGCGTTCGCTGGTGGGCTGCTGTTCCGCGAGATGGGGCATAACGCCGAGCGGGGCGAACGGCGGTTCCTGCTCGTGATGGGTGGGTTGGTTGCCTTCTCGGCCGGTGGCAGTCAGGTTGGGCTGGCGATCGGCCCCCTGCTCCCGCTGCTGGAACCACAGGGCATCTCGATCACGGCAATCCTCGTCGGCGGCGGGATCGGTCTGCTCATCGGTTCGTGGACCGGCGCACCGCGGATGATCAAGGCGATCGCCCAGGACTACTCCTCGCTCGGGCCGCGCCGATCGATCGCCGCGCTGATCCCTTCCTTTGCGATCGCACAGACTGCCGTCCTTTTTGGCATCCCCGTCTCATTCAACGAGATCATCGTCAGTTCAATCATCGGGAGCGGCTACGCCGCGGGCGACGGCGGCGTCAGTCGGTCCAAGATGGCGTATACCGTGTTCGCCTGGGTTGCTTCGCTGGTCGGGGCGATTGTCATCGGCTTTGGCGCATTCTCGGTCATCGATCTCCTGCTGTGA